A genome region from Bombus pyrosoma isolate SC7728 linkage group LG14, ASM1482585v1, whole genome shotgun sequence includes the following:
- the LOC122574844 gene encoding uncharacterized protein LOC122574844 → MSSSSEKPQRRHTVSTCKRSLNFCSTPLKGKPKRPSSISISGVDSNPSSAKEQSRNQILVRISDGKQKRKKRKLQQKTSKLKGTVRANREKEKKKEARKKKCKTKKSIVKVDPNTDWETCNEDSRLPPINKSTEEFSQKATSGSDSSVLFKDLRSPESIREAPCFVEDRLQSPILLPRAWDIESPERLDFKENEGKLPVKDLPFSCLFDDSDDEEDALCLRKENIVNTYLGLRNRAKDKNDIRIEKCKQWLVNISVPTTSSDVLWDEFVKNNCKDISRYLVPTGNTQKSRLKKYRQTSNGNEKDENSIIQNDHEERSIFKEVKSELPEDMDIVRGYWDKSSQKWVRIRYRPDVYNFLNNKEDNFGGMTLNQFLQKCRDQKEQVDESESFSSSPLTSHSRSPFSSYPSSPSLIYLQNTKKNVKDIKSNPNNKRKRTKSFLDDFESKRSRTTMANVSNLELQRINQIRRFALRLKKKRMMVDNEIPSTSKDTNSDCRIRSLKRVSKNELDDKEKDKKRPRLIKVKDKPAIKSIEILNGVKRYKVAEQK, encoded by the exons atgTCTTCCTCGTCTGAGAAACCACAAAGAAGACACACTGTAAGTACCTGCAAAAGAAGTTTGAATTTTTGTAGTACACCATTAAAAGGGAAACCTAAGCGGCCAAGTAGCATAAGCATATCTGGAGTTGATTCTAATCCTTCCTCGGCAAAAGAACAAAGTAGAAACCAAATTTTAGTTAGAATTTCTGATGGCaagcaaaagagaaaaaaaaggaaattgcaGCAAAAGACatcgaaattaaaaggaaCTGTGAGAGCTAATcgtgagaaagaaaagaagaaagaggcaagaaaaaagaaatgcaaaaCAAAGAAATCGATTGTAAAAGTAGATCCTAATACAGATTGGGAAACGTGTAACGAAGATTCCCGTCTACCACCAATTAACAAATCAACAGAGGAATTTTCCCAAAAAGCTACTTCTGGATCTGACAGTAGTGTCTTGTTTAAAGACTTAAGATCTCCAGAAAGTATTCGGGAAGCTCCTTGTTTTGTCGAAGATCGTTTACAGTCACCGATTTTGCTACCGCGTGCATGGGATATCGAAAGTCCAGAAAGACTTGATTTTAAAGAGAATGAAGGTAAACTTCCTGTGAAAGATTTACCTTTTTCTTGTCTATTCGATGATTCTGATGACGAGGAGGATGCATTATGTctaa gaaaagaaaatatagttAATACATATCTAGGTCTCAGAAACAGGGCAAAGGACAAAAATGATATAAGAATCGAAAAATGCAAGCAGTGGTTGGTCAATATATCAGTTCCAACAACATCAAGTGATGTTCTATGGgatgaatttgttaaaaataattgtaaagaTATCAGCAGGTATCTTGTGCCAACTGGTAACACACAAAAATcacgattaaagaaatataggCAAACGAGCAACGGAAATGAAAaag atgaaaattctataattcaaAATGATCATGAAGAAAGATCTATTTTTAAAGAGGTTAAATCAGAGTTGCCTGAAGATATGGATATTGTGCGTGGATATTGGGATAAATCTTCGCAAAAATGGGTTCGAATTCGCTATAGACCCGAcgtatacaattttcttaataataaagaagataattttggAGGGATGACTCtaaatcaatttcttcaaaagTGCAGGGATCAAAAAGAACAAGTAGACGAATCAGAATCTTTTTCTAGTTCTCCTCTTACTTCTCATTCTAGATCTCCTTTTAGTTCTTATCCTAGTTCTCcttctttaatatatttgcagaatactaaaaaaaatgtcaaagatataaaaagcAATCCGAAtaacaagagaaaaagaacaaaaagttTTCTTGATGATTTCGAATCAAAGAGATCCAGAACAACAATGGCGAATGTATCAAACTTGGAACTGCAAAGGATAAATCAAATACGTCGATTCGCATTACgattaaagaagaagagaatgaTGGTTGACAACGAAATACCTTCAACTTCAAAAGATACTAATTCTGATTGTAGAATACGTTCACTGAAAAGAGTGAGTAAAAATGAATTGGatgacaaagaaaaagataaaaaaagaccAAGACTGATCAAAGTGAAAGATAAACCTGCGATTaaatcgatagaaatattaaacggtgtaaaaagatataaagtgGCCGAACAAAAGTAG